The following coding sequences are from one Zonotrichia albicollis isolate bZonAlb1 chromosome 13, bZonAlb1.hap1, whole genome shotgun sequence window:
- the CHST8 gene encoding carbohydrate sulfotransferase 8 isoform X4 — MMRRTPWISKGIKYNMGFQQPKKDCVSSNNQDRKLRKNTADRAATVKQSNSLEPSESVPTKLQSTDRRQSSIMFAMKDQQKGEEINSIKLHKRRRRFIIKKSPILISMNSSILNLPTLKYEDRNNSKWKSLYEIQGERKRIMRETCSKYKSNNRRIITPYHVSRIFVEDKYRVLYCEVPKAGCSNWKRVLMVLNGLASSTKDIQHNTVHYGNYLKRLDGFDHKGIYHRLSTYTKMLFIREPFEKLVSAFRDKFEHPNNYYHPVFGKAIIARYRVNATKEALRTGSGVKFKEFIQYLLDVHRPVGMDIHWDHVNRLCSPCLIDYDFVGKFESMEEDANFFLHLIGAPQNLTFPKFKDRHSNEERTTTKITQQYFAQLSPSQRQQSYDFYYMDYLMFNYSKPFEDLY; from the coding sequence GACTGTGTTTCCAGCAATAACCAAGacagaaaattaagaaaaaatactgCAGACAGAGCAGCCACAGTTAAGCAGAGCAATTCATTAGAGCCATCTGAAAGTGTGCCCACCAAGCTTCAAAGCACCGACAGAAGGCAAAGCAGCATCATGTTTGCTATGAAAGATCAACAGAAAGGTGAAGAAATTAATTCCATCAAGCTCCATAAACGCAGGAGGAGGTTTATAATTAAAAAGagcccaattctgatttccatgaACAGCTCCATTCTCAACCTGCCCACACTTAAATATGAGGATAGAAACAACAGCAAGTGGAAAAGTCTCTATGAGATCCAAGGAGAAAGGAAGCGGATTATGAGGGAGACTTGTTCCAAATACAAGAGTAACAACAGAAGAATAATCACTCCTTACCACGTGTCCAGGATATTTGTAGAGGATAAATACAGGGTTCTGTACTGTGAGGTGCCAAAAGCTGGCTGCTCCAACTGGAAGCGGGTGCTGATGGTGCTGAATGGGCTGGCCTCCTCCACCAAGGACATCCAGCACAACACCGTGCACTATGGCAACTACCTGAAAAGGCTGGATGGCTTTGACCACAAGGGAATCTACCACAGGCTCAGCACCTACACAAAAATGCTGTTTATTCGTGAGCCCTTTGAAAAGCTGGTGTCTGCCTTTCGGGACAAGTTTGAACATCCAAACAACTACTACCACCCGGTCTTTGGGAAAGCCATCATCGCCAGGTACCGTGTCAATGCCACCAAAGAAGCTCTAAGGACAGGCTCTGGAGTCAAGTTTAAAGAGTTCATTCAGTACCTGCTGGATGTACACAGGCCAGTGGGGATGGATATACACTGGGATCACGTCAATAGGCTGTGCAGCCCGTGTTTAATAGACTACGACTTCGTCGGGAAATTTGAAAGTATGGAAGAAGATGCAAACTTTTTCTTGCACTTAATTGGTGCTCCACAAAATTTAACTTTCCCCAAGTTTAAAGATCGTCACTCCAATGAAGAAAGAACTACCACTAAAATTACACAACAGTATTTTGCACAGCTTTCCCCTTCTCAACGACAACAAAGCTATGACTTTTACTACATGGATTACTTGATGTTCAACTACTCCAAACCTTTTGAAGATTTATATTAA
- the CHST8 gene encoding carbohydrate sulfotransferase 8 isoform X3, translating to MMRRTPWISKGIKYNMGFQQPKKQDCVSSNNQDRKLRKNTADRAATVKQSNSLEPSESVPTKLQSTDRRQSSIMFAMKDQQKGEEINSIKLHKRRRRFIIKKSPILISMNSSILNLPTLKYEDRNNSKWKSLYEIQGERKRIMRETCSKYKSNNRRIITPYHVSRIFVEDKYRVLYCEVPKAGCSNWKRVLMVLNGLASSTKDIQHNTVHYGNYLKRLDGFDHKGIYHRLSTYTKMLFIREPFEKLVSAFRDKFEHPNNYYHPVFGKAIIARYRVNATKEALRTGSGVKFKEFIQYLLDVHRPVGMDIHWDHVNRLCSPCLIDYDFVGKFESMEEDANFFLHLIGAPQNLTFPKFKDRHSNEERTTTKITQQYFAQLSPSQRQQSYDFYYMDYLMFNYSKPFEDLY from the coding sequence CAGGACTGTGTTTCCAGCAATAACCAAGacagaaaattaagaaaaaatactgCAGACAGAGCAGCCACAGTTAAGCAGAGCAATTCATTAGAGCCATCTGAAAGTGTGCCCACCAAGCTTCAAAGCACCGACAGAAGGCAAAGCAGCATCATGTTTGCTATGAAAGATCAACAGAAAGGTGAAGAAATTAATTCCATCAAGCTCCATAAACGCAGGAGGAGGTTTATAATTAAAAAGagcccaattctgatttccatgaACAGCTCCATTCTCAACCTGCCCACACTTAAATATGAGGATAGAAACAACAGCAAGTGGAAAAGTCTCTATGAGATCCAAGGAGAAAGGAAGCGGATTATGAGGGAGACTTGTTCCAAATACAAGAGTAACAACAGAAGAATAATCACTCCTTACCACGTGTCCAGGATATTTGTAGAGGATAAATACAGGGTTCTGTACTGTGAGGTGCCAAAAGCTGGCTGCTCCAACTGGAAGCGGGTGCTGATGGTGCTGAATGGGCTGGCCTCCTCCACCAAGGACATCCAGCACAACACCGTGCACTATGGCAACTACCTGAAAAGGCTGGATGGCTTTGACCACAAGGGAATCTACCACAGGCTCAGCACCTACACAAAAATGCTGTTTATTCGTGAGCCCTTTGAAAAGCTGGTGTCTGCCTTTCGGGACAAGTTTGAACATCCAAACAACTACTACCACCCGGTCTTTGGGAAAGCCATCATCGCCAGGTACCGTGTCAATGCCACCAAAGAAGCTCTAAGGACAGGCTCTGGAGTCAAGTTTAAAGAGTTCATTCAGTACCTGCTGGATGTACACAGGCCAGTGGGGATGGATATACACTGGGATCACGTCAATAGGCTGTGCAGCCCGTGTTTAATAGACTACGACTTCGTCGGGAAATTTGAAAGTATGGAAGAAGATGCAAACTTTTTCTTGCACTTAATTGGTGCTCCACAAAATTTAACTTTCCCCAAGTTTAAAGATCGTCACTCCAATGAAGAAAGAACTACCACTAAAATTACACAACAGTATTTTGCACAGCTTTCCCCTTCTCAACGACAACAAAGCTATGACTTTTACTACATGGATTACTTGATGTTCAACTACTCCAAACCTTTTGAAGATTTATATTAA
- the CHST8 gene encoding carbohydrate sulfotransferase 8 isoform X5, which produces MGFQQPKKQDCVSSNNQDRKLRKNTADRAATVKQSNSLEPSESVPTKLQSTDRRQSSIMFAMKDQQKGEEINSIKLHKRRRRFIIKKSPILISMNSSILNLPTLKYEDRNNSKWKSLYEIQGERKRIMRETCSKYKSNNRRIITPYHVSRIFVEDKYRVLYCEVPKAGCSNWKRVLMVLNGLASSTKDIQHNTVHYGNYLKRLDGFDHKGIYHRLSTYTKMLFIREPFEKLVSAFRDKFEHPNNYYHPVFGKAIIARYRVNATKEALRTGSGVKFKEFIQYLLDVHRPVGMDIHWDHVNRLCSPCLIDYDFVGKFESMEEDANFFLHLIGAPQNLTFPKFKDRHSNEERTTTKITQQYFAQLSPSQRQQSYDFYYMDYLMFNYSKPFEDLY; this is translated from the coding sequence CAGGACTGTGTTTCCAGCAATAACCAAGacagaaaattaagaaaaaatactgCAGACAGAGCAGCCACAGTTAAGCAGAGCAATTCATTAGAGCCATCTGAAAGTGTGCCCACCAAGCTTCAAAGCACCGACAGAAGGCAAAGCAGCATCATGTTTGCTATGAAAGATCAACAGAAAGGTGAAGAAATTAATTCCATCAAGCTCCATAAACGCAGGAGGAGGTTTATAATTAAAAAGagcccaattctgatttccatgaACAGCTCCATTCTCAACCTGCCCACACTTAAATATGAGGATAGAAACAACAGCAAGTGGAAAAGTCTCTATGAGATCCAAGGAGAAAGGAAGCGGATTATGAGGGAGACTTGTTCCAAATACAAGAGTAACAACAGAAGAATAATCACTCCTTACCACGTGTCCAGGATATTTGTAGAGGATAAATACAGGGTTCTGTACTGTGAGGTGCCAAAAGCTGGCTGCTCCAACTGGAAGCGGGTGCTGATGGTGCTGAATGGGCTGGCCTCCTCCACCAAGGACATCCAGCACAACACCGTGCACTATGGCAACTACCTGAAAAGGCTGGATGGCTTTGACCACAAGGGAATCTACCACAGGCTCAGCACCTACACAAAAATGCTGTTTATTCGTGAGCCCTTTGAAAAGCTGGTGTCTGCCTTTCGGGACAAGTTTGAACATCCAAACAACTACTACCACCCGGTCTTTGGGAAAGCCATCATCGCCAGGTACCGTGTCAATGCCACCAAAGAAGCTCTAAGGACAGGCTCTGGAGTCAAGTTTAAAGAGTTCATTCAGTACCTGCTGGATGTACACAGGCCAGTGGGGATGGATATACACTGGGATCACGTCAATAGGCTGTGCAGCCCGTGTTTAATAGACTACGACTTCGTCGGGAAATTTGAAAGTATGGAAGAAGATGCAAACTTTTTCTTGCACTTAATTGGTGCTCCACAAAATTTAACTTTCCCCAAGTTTAAAGATCGTCACTCCAATGAAGAAAGAACTACCACTAAAATTACACAACAGTATTTTGCACAGCTTTCCCCTTCTCAACGACAACAAAGCTATGACTTTTACTACATGGATTACTTGATGTTCAACTACTCCAAACCTTTTGAAGATTTATATTAA